The Paracoccus liaowanqingii DNA segment CTTCGAGATCACGCCTTCCAGGCTGAGACGACAGGCATGGCGCAGGACCAGCTCGCCATTCTCCTTGAAATGCGCGCTGTATCTCAGGGGTTCGCCCGATCCCTGGAGGAGTGCCTCCAGAGCCTCCTTCCGGTCGATCTGCGCGAGGGGCCTCAGGTCGCTGCCGTCGAGGTGGAGAATGTCGAAGGCGCAATAGACCAGACTATCGGTCTGGCCGTCGGTAAGTGCGGCCTGCAGCGCGGAGAAATCAGAGGCGCCGCTCGCGCCCTCTGACACGACCTCGCCATCGAGGATCGCGGTGCGGGCCTTGAGCTTCCCGAGAGCCGCGGGAATTGCGGCCCCAAAGCGGTCCGTCCAATCATGACCGCTTCGTGTGAAGAGCGTGACCTCGCCGTCACGGAGATGGGCCTGGAGGCGGTATCCGTCGAACTTGATCTCGTGGAGCCAGGTCTTGCCAGCGGGCGCGGAGGATCTCAGCGTCGCCAGCGCCGGGGGAATGAACCCAGGATACTCCGCCGGGATTGCGTTGGGGGGCGGTAACTGCGTCTCTTCGGCATCCGCCTTCCGCGATTTGCAGGACTGTCCGGGCGACGTCCCGGAAAGGTCTTCGACCAACCTGCCAGAGGTAATCGACTCGGGGCGTTCATCAAGGATATCCGGATCCCCCTTTCTCCTGGCGAACGCATCCTCGGCCTTGATCAGGAGCCAGTTGTCCCTCGTATCGCGCGGTTTTCTCGCCATGCGGGCGAGATGCCATCGGCCACCGAGCTTACCTCCCTCAATCTCGAATTCGAGGTGCCCCTTCGCCAGGCCCTTTCGAGGGTCGGCCAAGGCCTTCCAGCGACCGCTGTCCCAGAGGATGACATTGCCCGCGCCATATTGTCCCTGCGGAATGGTGCCCTCGAAATCGCCATAGGCGAGCGGGTGATCCTCGGTCTGGACCGCAAGCCGTTTCTCGCCCACGATGAGGCTCGGGCCCTCCGTGACTGCCCAGCTGAGCAGGACCCCATCGAGTTCGAGGCGCAGGTCGTAATGAAGGCGTCGCGCCGCGTGTTTCTGGATCAGGTAGCGATCCCCCTCCCCCGGGTCGCCCGCATCGCCGCGCGGCTCGGGCGTTGTCCCGAAGTTGCGCTTGCTGTTGTAGGTCTCGAGCGTCATCTACCCGGCCTTTTTCCGGGGCCTCGACGGTTCGGCTGCCTTCTTTCCAGACCCGCTCGACGCCGACTTTCCGGAAGAGCCTTTTCGCGAGCCGGTGCCTTTCTTCGTCGTGACCTGAGCGTCTGAGCCTGACGCCTCTGCGCTCTTGCGCAGCGCGTCGAGGAGGCTGACGACCTTGGTCTCCTTCGGGGGTTTCGGCGCCTTGATCTTCCGACCCGCGATCTTGGCCTTGACCAGTTCCGCCACCGCTTGATCGTATCGATCATCGAAATTCCTGGGATCGAACGTCCCCAATTTGGTCCCGATGATATGCTTGGCGAGATCGAGCAACTCCCCCTCCACCTTCACGTCGGGGAGATCCTCGAAAGCCTCGTCGGCGGATCTGACCTCGTAGTCAAAATTCAGGGTATGGGCAACGAGACCGAGTCCCTGGACACGCAGCATCACCGTGCGCACGCGCCGGAAGAGCACGGCTCGCGCTAGCGCCGCCACCTTCTGCTTGCGCATCCCCTCGCGGAGGACGGCGAAGGCATCTGCGAAAGCCTCATCCGCCGGCGCGATGAAATAGGGCTTGTCGAAATAGACCGTCTCGATCGATGAGCATGGGATGAAGGCCTCGATGGTCAGCATCTTGTCGCTGTCTGGCACCGCCGCCGCAATCTCGTCGGGTTCGAGAATGACATACCGATCCTTGGAGATCTCGTATCCCTTGATTTGGTCATCCTTGTCGACGGGTTCCTCGGTTTCCTCGTCGATGTATTCACGATGCACACGGTTGCCCGTGTCGCGGTTGATGATGTGGAAGGAAATCCGCTCCGACGTGGTTGCCGCAGCATAGAGGGCGACGGGAACGGTCAGCTCCCCGAGCCTCACCGCGCCCTTCCAGGTGACCCTCGGTGCCATCTTTGTTCCTCCAGCCAACGGTTCAGACGTTCGGTCTCACGCGCGTCGGGCCCGCAGCCCATCGCGCCGCGAGACCGAGTGGCACCGGCTCCGGCAGCTTGCGGACAGAGCTAGCTCTTGTCCAGCTTGCGTTCGATCTTGTCGCGGCTGTTGCCTTCGGAGGCGATCGCATCGCGCACCTCGTCCTTCGGCACGTCCATCTTTTTCGCCTCGTAGCGAACTTCGTGTTCCTGCTTTCCGGCGACGAGACGACGGTCCTGCCCACGCCCACGGCTGGTCTTGTTCTCATTCATGGCTGTCTCCTTCCGGAGCGTGAAACTGGGGGAGGCATTATTTGTTCCTAGCGCACGGGTTATCGCACGCCGCCGAGAAGCGAGGAAAATCACCGACGGGTGGCGTGGCTTCCAGAACCGCTCCTACTTGGATACGCTCGTGCAGGAAGCTGGATGCTTCATCGTCCGCCTCGCGTTTCACGGTGACGCGATAGCCGTCGCCAGCCGACTTTCTGGATACCAAATAGGCGGGTTTCACACGTTTCAGTCCGGCATTGTGACATCGGATTGCCGTGTCCGCTCACAGCAATTGAGACGCTGTCAGAAAAGCGAGGGCTTTTCTTGCAGCTTCTCATCGAAACTAGCTTCCTGATCCCTGCCCTCGTATGTTGGACACCGCGCACGAACTGCAAGGGATGCTGGTTTGGCTCTGGTTGCTGATAGATGCCATCGAGCTCGAGATCTTGCTAGAAAATCCGGTTTACGTCGTTCATGCGGCAACGAAGTCAATAAGTTGGACCTCTGTAAGATAAGTCATTTGAATGGATTTTTCTCAACCTTTCCAGCTCAAAAAAATTATTGAAATCCAGTCCATCCGATCCTCGCAGCAGCGCAAGGTCGCGCCGATGCGGTCGCCCTTCCCGAACTAGAACAGGGCCGCAAGGAAAGCCACTGGATGTGTTTCATCTTCCCGCAAATGCTCGGATTAGGCCATTCGATGATGTGCCATCTGTATGGCATCGAAGATCGCGACGAGGTGCGACGGTATCTTGCGCATCCAGTGCTGGGGTCGCGGCTGGTCGCCTACGTGCACGCCGTCCTTGCACATGGCGACCAATCGGCCGAGGCGATCTTCGGCACGTTTGATGCCAGCAATTTGCAGTCTTCGGCCACCCTGTTCGCCGCCGATGGTTCTGCTGCCTTTGACGAGATTCTCGATACTTTTTCGACGGCCAGCCCTATCCCCAGGCGGAACAGCGTCTGCGTCTCGCCGAATTGAACCAGGCCGGGACACGGTCGATCATCAGGCGTCGATCAGACCTGTCGGCCGCAACAGTTGCAGGATGGAGATAGTCATGCCCTGAATAGGGCTGAAACCAAGTAGTCAAATCCAGTGACAAAACTCCATCGACGTCGTGTTAAGCGCGTCACGGAGCCGGCGCGTCCGGATACTTGGCGCGCTCATCCTGTGCGGCAGCTTAGAACCGTTCTGCAATGATCCGGGTTAGCTTCTGATGGTCGGCGTCGAAGTTTCGGATCCCTTCAGCTAGTTTTTCGGTCGCCATGGCATCGGCGTTCATGTCCCACCGAAACCGCGCTTCGGTGATCGGTTTGTGCGGTTCGGCATGGGCCTGTCCGGGCCACAGGGCGCGCGGCAGGCCTGCAACCTCAGAGGACAGTTCGTCCAGCAGGTTGGGCGCGATCGTGAGGTTGTCGCAACCCGCCAATGCCTTGATCTGGCCCGTATTACGGAACGATGCGCCCATGACAACCGTCGCGATGTTATTCGCCTTGTAGTAGTCATAGATCTTGCGAACCGAGTTGACGCCCGGATCCTGAAGCGAGTCATAGCCAGGGACCCCTTCCGCCTTCTTGTACCAATCTGTGATTCGTCCCACAAAGGGCGAAATCAGATAGGCCCCTGCATCCGCGCAGGCTACCGCCTGCGCCATGGAAAACAGCAGCGTTAGATTACAGTCGGTGCCTTCGGCCTGCAAAATTTCGGCCGCGCGGATACCTTCCCAGGTTGAGGCCAGCTTGATCAGGATCCGCTCGCGATCCACACCGCGTTTAGCGTAATCGGCCAGGATGGCGCGGGCACGGGCGACCGAGGCATCGGTGTCAAAGGACAGGCTCGCATCAACCTCGGTCGAGACGCGGCCGGGCACCAGCTCGCTTAGCCGCGTTCCCACCGCCACGGTCAGTGTGTCGGGCAGGGTGTGGGCGGATAGGCCCGCCTTACGGCCCGCTTCGATCTCGGCGACGATCATTTCCTCCGATGCTGGATCCGACAGAGCGGCCAGCACCAGCGAAGGGTTTGTCGTGCAGTCGATCGGTTGATAGCGTTTGACTGCCGTCACGTCGCCGGTATCAGCAACCACGACGGTCATGTCGCGCAATTGGTCAAGAACCGTCCTCATGGCATCTTCTCCTGTCTGTTCGTCAGCCTGCCACGAGGGATTGCGCGCGGGCCGCGATGGCATCGCGGGTGATGCCGAATTGCTCATACAACGTCTCCGCCGGGCCGCCGGTCCCACCCCAACCAAAACGCAGCAAAAATAAGCCGCGGTCGTGAAGCGGTTCACCGCCCTCGACATACCCGTTACGATTTCTGCAGGATAAGTGGGACTGGGTAAAGGAGCACTGCGACCGGTTTCAGGTTTGCGCAACAGCGCCCCCATAATGCCTTGTTCCATTCTTGAGAAAGGAAGACACCAACAAATCTCAGTACTGCGACGCCAGCCTATCGCCAAAACGCGGACAAGACCCACCCGCTGCTTTTGGCCTCAATCGAGCTGATACCGTGCGCGGGCTTCGGTGAAGGAGATCAGCTTCTCTTGATGAGCGTCCCACAGGTGGAGCTTCACCCCGGCAAGACTCTCGCGGATGGTCAGGCGCTGCGCTTCGGCCAGTTCGCGGTGGTCACGGATCACATCGGGCAGGCGGTAGAAGGGGATGCGCGAGTAAAGATGATGAACATGGTGGATGCCGATGTTACCTGACAGCCAACGCAGGGGCTGCGGCAGGACGTAGTGTGAACTGCCGTCGAGAGCCGCATCATGGATTTGCCAGTTCTCGCCTGTGTACCAGTGCGTTTCCTCGAACTGGTGCTGCACGTAAAACAGCCAGACCCCAATCGTCGCTGCAACAATCGTCGTGGGCAGAAAAATCAGCAGCACAGGCAGAAAGCTTCCGAGCCACAGGATCAACCCCAACATGACGCCGATGCTAGCGTTGGTGCCCATTGTCGACATCCAGGAGCGCCGCTCCGATTTCATGGCTCCAATGGGAATGCGGTTTTGCAAGAAGAAGAGATAGCTTGGCCCCAGCACGAACAACACCACAGGATGACGATACAAACGATACCTGAAGCGCCCGCTCGGTGAACGTGCCCGATATTCATCTAGCGTCAGAGTCAGTACGTCCCCGATCCCGCGCTGATCAAGGTTGCCGTGATGAGCATGGTGGATCGCATGGGTGCGTCGCCAGAGTGCATAAGGCGTGAGGGTCAGAACACCCAGCAGACGACCCAGCCAATCCTGCGCACTCCTGTTCGTGAAGAAGGCCCCGTGCCCGCAGTCGTGCTGAATGATGAAGAGCCGCACGAGAAAGAGGCCATTGACCATGGCTAAAGCCAATGTCAGCGCCCAGCTAACCGAGAGCGCCATCCAAGCCAAAGCCCACAGGATGACGAAGGGCACGAGGGTCACTGCCAGTTCAAAAAGGCTCCGGCGGTTGGAAGGATCGCGATAGCGCGCCAGTATCCTGAGCCATTCGCGCGATGTTCGGGGAGAATGATAGTTGTCGAGCATCAAAGCCTATAGCTTAAGGGCCAGTCTCACTCTGGCGGTTAACTGCCTTGCCAGAAGGCAGCGACATGAGCGTCCTGCAAGCAACGCAGGGAAAGGACGTTTTTGAATGCTCTGCTGACCTATTAGTTCCGAAGTCAAAGCCCATTGCGCCGGTGTTGATTGTCGGAAGACAGCGCATCATGATACATCGCGAGCAGGTTTCTGGAGTGGGCGGCGGAAGCCAATGGCTGCCAGCTATTTGGCAACTGTCCGCTCGTGCATGACCACGCCGAGGCGATCTTCGATTTGCGCTATATCAGATTTACGTGCGCGGCTAAACTAAAAGTAATGATAAGCCGCTGACTGTGAGGGCGGGGTTGACTTAAAACGGCAAGGCGCCCGATATCCTACAAACCAGCTTATCTTAAAATTCGTCGTCGTCAGCGCCACATTCTTAAGTGCCCGGTGGGCATCTTAAACAGGGACGTTATTGAATGGATCTTCTTCATCTGAATCTAAAAGATTGTCTTCACCTGAAAAATTATCCTCCCGCAGGGTTGGTAACTTAATTGCAGTAACAGCATTTCGCAACTGCTCTGCTGCGAGATATCTGTCCCTTGGGCTGGACGCATAAATTCTATTGAGCAGCGCGGCGATCTCATCTTCAAAGTTCATCTTGGACATGACAACCTCGATTAATATTGGAGCTGATGTAGACGTCCCTTTAGCAAGTGGATGCTTCAACCCAAAAGGACGACGCTGGATCTACGTCGCGTTCTTTCAAGATTAGAATTCTTGATGCGGCCGATCACCAGCTGATATGCTGATCTTCAGCAGTCGTAAAAAAATCAACTCGTTTTGGGATATGTCTTCTTGCAGAATTTTGCGTTCTGATACATATCCCCCTGACTTAGAAAATCATGTCCTGTTCTGGATGTTTTCCGGGGAAAACGCATACTGATCTATCAGCTTGAGATGGAGGGCCCGATACTGGGCATTATGCTGATAGGCCGCTACGGCAGCGATAACCAGATCCCACTCTTCCCGCGTCAGATATTTTGGCGGCAATCTGGAAGACGAGCTTGTTTTCCAAGATTCTGGCATCTCTCGAAAGAGCCCTTCTCTGGCCGCCTTACATTGCATCAAAAGTACACGGACTGAGATTCTATACAACAAAAGTATTGGGTGAATAAGATAAAATTATTCTCTTTATAGTTGTTACCCAAGCTTTGGAATTGAGCCATGGGCTTTCCTATGCAACTTTCCTGCCTCATTTGATGGCGAGGCCCCTCCGCTGCACCTATTTTCACGTAACAACATTGGGCTTGACCTGGACGTTGAATAAATTTCAGTTCGGTTGTTTCGAAATGAAAAAACCTCCGGGCGATTTCTCGCGCAGGGGCAAAGCTCGCGCGAGCCAACCCGCGTCTTTCGCCTCTGGTGGTAGAGGCTGCCATGACATCGATCTTTAACCCGATCACCAACAATCTGGCACATGGCAAGAGGGTCGAGTCCAGGGGGTTCGGTAGCTTTACCAGCAAGATTCGAAATCCGAGAATTGGCCGGGACCCGAGAAATGGCGGCGCAGTGCAGGTCGAGACCAAGCAGGTCCCGACCTTCAGGGCCTGGAAACAGCTTCTGACGCGGCTGAACCCCGAAAGCTGACCGCCCCTACTCTATCATATCCTTTCCATGCTTGTTCTCCCCCAATCTGTTCGGGCTGGAGTGACAGGCCGTTGCTTTGTGCGCATGCGCATGCTTCCTACGCCCCCGAGGCTGACCGGAGGTCTGATCTCAAATCGGCGTCGGCAAATATCGGGTAGCCCCGACCGCCGCGGGTCAGATGCGTCTCGCCAGTCTTCAGGCGGGCAGGGTGTAGGGAGAAATAGACGTAATGAATTTCGGTGATGTGCTACTGCTGTCCAGCTCTGGTCTCGTGGCGGGGGCGATCAACGCACTGGCCGGTGGCGGAACGATTTTCACTTTCTCAGCGCTGGTTGCCGTCGGTCTTCCCGCGGTGACCGCCAACGCAACGAGTGCAGTCTCGGTTCTGCCAGGCCAGATTGCATCGACCTTTGCGTATCGCCGCGAGATTGCGCGCGCGTTCCGTCGGCTTCTGCCATTTTCCATTGTTTCCGCGATCGGCGGTATTCTGGGTGGCTTGCTGCTGCTCAACACCGAGGAGGGGGCGTTCCGCGCACTCGTCCCTTTTCTGATCCTGTTTGCCACCGTCCTGTTCATGATCGCACCCCATATCGCGACCTTGGGAGAGCGCCTGGCGTCTCGCCGAAAAAAGGATACGCCGGGACCGCTCGCGACGGGTCTGCAGGGGTTGGTGGCGATCTATGGGGGCTATTTCGGTGCGGGGATGGGGATCATGATGCTTGCCTCTCTTTCCCTTACCGAAGGACGTGACTTCCACGCCCTTAACGCTGCCAAGAATTGGCTCGCCTGTATTATGCAAGGCTTGGCCGTGGTTGTGTTCATTGTTTCCGGGGCCATCGACTACGGAGCGGTTGCGATCGTCGCTGTGGCAAGCATCCTTGGAGGATGGGGTAGTGTGACGGTCGGCCGGCTTGTGCCGCAACACATCATCCGACGGTTCGTCATCGTGACCGGACTGGCACTCAGCACATGGTATTTTTTTGTTTAGGCCAGAAGTAGAGCCTCATGCAGAAGGGCGCTTGACCGGCGCCTATGTTCTTTGCGTCGATGTGGTCTTACAGCGTTAAGGCTGCTTCTCTCAAAGTTGCCGTGATCCTAGAATCCGCAACGGCCGAACACAAAGACAGCCGACAAATGTTAAAATAAAGCATCATCACAGATCGTTCGCCTGACCAATAATCTACAGGCCCTGGTGCGGGAGCCGATCTCTGAAGGGTCGTGTGCTATGCTACCTCAATGAAAATCCGGGCCTGGACGGGGTTTCGGCAAGGCGTTCCAGGAGATCTTCCATATCCGCTCTACCTTGGGCGCTTCGCTCTTCCAGTGAGGAGCGGGAAAAATCGAGTGCCTTCAGAGTTCGCTGATGCTCCGGCGCCTGATACGCAAGGAGTGCCAGCGTCGATGCCGGGTCTTTTTGGCCCTCTTGTGCCCGCGAGCTTTGCTCGATCCGCGCGATCGTCCGGCGCGACTGCGTAGAGAAAATCAGATCCTGCGCGCGCGCAGCCGACTCGTCCAGGGTCTGGGGCCGTCCCTTCCCCAAAGCAAACAAGTCGACGGCGATACACAGGTGCTCGCCTTGGGGCGGCTCCCGGAACACCCGGTCCACCGGGAGATTGTTGGCCAGCCCCGCATCACAGAGCAGGCGGCCGCTGATCTCGATGGGAGAGAACATGGGGAGGATAGCGGTCGCTGCGAGGAGGTGCTCGGGTTTAATCTGGTCATCGCGATTGTCGAACCAGACCTCCTCGCCGCTCTCCACATCGAGGGCAAGGAAGGAAAACCGCTGCTCAGCCGTGTTGAGGCGCTCGAAATCAATGAGGCGCGATAGCGTTGCTGCCATCGCGTCATGCGAGGCGATCGCCCGGTCCGGTGGCATCATTGGCAGCGTGGACAAAATACCGGGAAGCCGAAGCGAGAAGAGACCAGGTCGGCCAAACAAGAGTGCGGCGGCGGCTGCCCGGTTGTTGATGTCTGCCCGGATGGTGTCAGGTAGCGCGAACGGCGCCGACCAAGGCAGAGGCTGGGCCGCCTGTTGCCAAAATTGACCAAGCTTCTCCAGACGTGTCTCTGGCGGATTGCCCAGGAGGATCGCGCCGGTCACGGCGCCGATCGATGCCCCGACGATCCAGTCCGGCATCAAGCCTTCCGCATCAAGAGCGCGGTATGCACCTAAGTGATAGGCGCCGAGCGCATTTCCTCCCCCTAGTACCAAAGAAAAGTACCTTCGGGACGTTGCGCCGCTGCCCGCCAGGGCTAGCGAAACCGGGACTTGACGGGCCTGACTTTCGTTCGAGGTCGACATGACGAATACAGCCCTTTTCCCATTCGTGAGGGGGAACAAATGACAGCACGCCCGGTTCCTCGGGCTTGACGCTGAAGAGTGCCGACCCCTGTGATTGCCTTAGTTCCAGCCAAGCAGAGCGAAGCAAGGTTTCTAGATCAAGCTATCCGGCCCTTATGGTTGCGGTGTGCGCTGAGCCAGCCGGCGGCATGGGTGTCGATTTAAGGCCAAAGGTTAGGGGATCTGAGAATGCCTGACGAAGAGGAGAAGGCTCGTCGCCAAGGGACCGGCCCGGCATTGACACAAGCCATGTGGTCCGCCTGGATAGAGCAAACGTCCGCCGCGGGAGAGGCCTTGAAAGAAGCATGGCAAGTGCCGCCGGCCTTTTCTTCGGGGATGGCGGCTGACAGAACCCGACCGAATGACGACATTCTGTCCAGAGACCCCATTCTGGGCGCCATTGCTCAGATGTGGAACGCCAACCCCCTACACAAGGTCGTGCCTCTGGACTGGGCAGAGATCACATGGGCTCTCCGGACAGTGGGGCAGCGTGCTCTCGCGAGGCCCGGGACGACGAAGTCTGTCATGGAGTTCAATCAGGACCTCTGGCGTATGACATTTGAGACCTGGCAAGAGACAGGGAGGCGCTGGATGGGGGTGGTCGAGCCGCCGTCAGAGGGTCCGGCGCCGGCCTTTGGTGACAAACGATTTGTGGCCCCCGAGTGGCAATCCAACCCGGCCTACCGCCTGCTGAAGGAGGTGTATCTGCTCGCCTCAAGCTGGCTTCTGGAACAGGGCGACACGGCGGACATGGACGAGGCCGAGCGGCAACGCGTGAACTTTCATCTACGCCAGTTCGTCGATGCGATGAGTCCCACACTGATGTTGATGTCCAACCCGGCAGCACTCAAGAGGGCGATGGAAACCGGCGGTGCCAGCGTCGCCGCCGGTGCTCGCAACCTGATGGCGGACCTCAACGCCGGGCGGCTCAGCATGGTGGACGCGGATGCGTACGCGCCAGGGCGAAACCTGGCACTGACGCCGGGGAAGGTCGTCCATCGCAATCGCCTGATTGAGTTGATCCAGTACGAACCGACCACAGACAAGGTCCACGCCGTGCCGCTGCTGATCGTGCCGCCTTGGATCAACAAGTACTACATCC contains these protein-coding regions:
- the ku gene encoding non-homologous end joining protein Ku codes for the protein MAPRVTWKGAVRLGELTVPVALYAAATTSERISFHIINRDTGNRVHREYIDEETEEPVDKDDQIKGYEISKDRYVILEPDEIAAAVPDSDKMLTIEAFIPCSSIETVYFDKPYFIAPADEAFADAFAVLREGMRKQKVAALARAVLFRRVRTVMLRVQGLGLVAHTLNFDYEVRSADEAFEDLPDVKVEGELLDLAKHIIGTKLGTFDPRNFDDRYDQAVAELVKAKIAGRKIKAPKPPKETKVVSLLDALRKSAEASGSDAQVTTKKGTGSRKGSSGKSASSGSGKKAAEPSRPRKKAG
- a CDS encoding DUF3606 domain-containing protein; translation: MNENKTSRGRGQDRRLVAGKQEHEVRYEAKKMDVPKDEVRDAIASEGNSRDKIERKLDKS
- a CDS encoding DUF1810 family protein; the encoded protein is MLAAAQGRADAVALPELEQGRKESHWMCFIFPQMLGLGHSMMCHLYGIEDRDEVRRYLAHPVLGSRLVAYVHAVLAHGDQSAEAIFGTFDASNLQSSATLFAADGSAAFDEILDTFSTASPIPRRNSVCVSPN
- the tal gene encoding transaldolase; this encodes MRTVLDQLRDMTVVVADTGDVTAVKRYQPIDCTTNPSLVLAALSDPASEEMIVAEIEAGRKAGLSAHTLPDTLTVAVGTRLSELVPGRVSTEVDASLSFDTDASVARARAILADYAKRGVDRERILIKLASTWEGIRAAEILQAEGTDCNLTLLFSMAQAVACADAGAYLISPFVGRITDWYKKAEGVPGYDSLQDPGVNSVRKIYDYYKANNIATVVMGASFRNTGQIKALAGCDNLTIAPNLLDELSSEVAGLPRALWPGQAHAEPHKPITEARFRWDMNADAMATEKLAEGIRNFDADHQKLTRIIAERF
- a CDS encoding fatty acid desaturase — translated: MLDNYHSPRTSREWLRILARYRDPSNRRSLFELAVTLVPFVILWALAWMALSVSWALTLALAMVNGLFLVRLFIIQHDCGHGAFFTNRSAQDWLGRLLGVLTLTPYALWRRTHAIHHAHHGNLDQRGIGDVLTLTLDEYRARSPSGRFRYRLYRHPVVLFVLGPSYLFFLQNRIPIGAMKSERRSWMSTMGTNASIGVMLGLILWLGSFLPVLLIFLPTTIVAATIGVWLFYVQHQFEETHWYTGENWQIHDAALDGSSHYVLPQPLRWLSGNIGIHHVHHLYSRIPFYRLPDVIRDHRELAEAQRLTIRESLAGVKLHLWDAHQEKLISFTEARARYQLD
- a CDS encoding HU family DNA-binding protein; this encodes MSRAGAKLARANPRLSPLVVEAAMTSIFNPITNNLAHGKRVESRGFGSFTSKIRNPRIGRDPRNGGAVQVETKQVPTFRAWKQLLTRLNPES
- a CDS encoding sulfite exporter TauE/SafE family protein — protein: MNFGDVLLLSSSGLVAGAINALAGGGTIFTFSALVAVGLPAVTANATSAVSVLPGQIASTFAYRREIARAFRRLLPFSIVSAIGGILGGLLLLNTEEGAFRALVPFLILFATVLFMIAPHIATLGERLASRRKKDTPGPLATGLQGLVAIYGGYFGAGMGIMMLASLSLTEGRDFHALNAAKNWLACIMQGLAVVVFIVSGAIDYGAVAIVAVASILGGWGSVTVGRLVPQHIIRRFVIVTGLALSTWYFFV
- a CDS encoding patatin-like phospholipase family protein: MSTSNESQARQVPVSLALAGSGATSRRYFSLVLGGGNALGAYHLGAYRALDAEGLMPDWIVGASIGAVTGAILLGNPPETRLEKLGQFWQQAAQPLPWSAPFALPDTIRADINNRAAAAALLFGRPGLFSLRLPGILSTLPMMPPDRAIASHDAMAATLSRLIDFERLNTAEQRFSFLALDVESGEEVWFDNRDDQIKPEHLLAATAILPMFSPIEISGRLLCDAGLANNLPVDRVFREPPQGEHLCIAVDLFALGKGRPQTLDESAARAQDLIFSTQSRRTIARIEQSSRAQEGQKDPASTLALLAYQAPEHQRTLKALDFSRSSLEERSAQGRADMEDLLERLAETPSRPGFSLR